The DNA window ccacaactGCCAACGCCTCGGTCACTGCTGCTACACAGTGAGCAAACCAGCCAGTTCTCAAGAGGGGCCCTGAactgaagagcagaaaaaaacagggaaaaagtgatttgtttctgcagcatgtgTGTGGTGTTTATGTTGAACTGCAAGTGACAGGcggaaaagagaaacaggacGACTGGGCAGGAGTGCAACCTCAAACAGCAGGAGATGTGCTGGGAGTGAGTGGGAGAGGTTTGACACGCGGTGGGCTCCAGAGAAACCCGCTTCCCCAGTTTCCTGGCCGCGAACGCACCTTCCATGACGACACGACATGTAGACGGAGCCGTCCTCGCTGCCCACCACAAAGTTGTTGACGTCTCCGAGCGGGAATGACATGGAGGTGACGGCGACGGCTTTGGACTGCTTGTAGACCAGCTCCATGCTGTCCTGCAGGAGACAGGAGAACAAGACTCTCATCGCCGTGACCCTGGCGTCAGCTCCCACTGGACACGCCTCACGCAGAAGAGACAGCAGTCGAGCAGAGGAGCAGCTCGCCAACTGGAGGAAGACGTGACGTCACGGACGCTGTACCTGCGGCTGCGACAGCATGTCCAGGCTCCAGGAGCACATCTTGCCATCAGTGGAGATGCTGATGAGGTTGTTGGCGTTCTGAGTGCCGACCACGTTGACACAGTAGACCGGGTGCTGCGGAGGAAGATGTGGTCAGACCTGTTACATCTCCAGCCGCCGCGGCAGTAAAACATAATAACCAAATAAAACacatgggcaaaaaaaaaaaaaaaatcaatttcaccAACTCAAAttggtgaaaaatgaagcatgaattgtaaaataatttaaataatcatTAACTACAGCACTAGGATTATTTAAAATTACACTTAACTGACATCTATACAGTGTATTCTTTCAATTATATTAAGATTGTCTGGAtaagtttcattcattttcatacatatctatctatctatctatctatctatatatatatatatatataactttttttaaCAGATTGCGCTCCATCATGTGGTTGTGTGGCAGCTAAAGGGCTACATATAAATGCTCATAGCCGAGGCGaatgacacacaaaataaaacttcCAAACACACTTGAATGAAACCGGTGATGAATAACAAAGAGCGTTTGAACGAAAACCTGAAGCTGTGGGAAACATTTCTACATGACCCGACCAGTGGTGTCAGACAAAAGGGCCGTGCAGCGGCCGGGTCTGGGTCAGGCCTCTGCAGTGTGAGTCAGGGATCAAACTTGCGGCTCGTGATCGCGCCATGTTACCGTGTGTGCGGCGGCAGACAGCGGGGTTCTCTGCACAGGGGTCCTTTTGTTGCTCCTGTTGTCCCACAGCACGATCTGACCGGAGTAAGTGCCGCCGACCACGATGTTTGGATGGAACTTGGCGAAAGCCGCGGACATGACAGcagactgaaggaggagaggacgAGTGGAAATGGAGATTTAGGTTTTTTGGAATTCATTAATAGGACGTTTATGATTCAGCTTGAATTTCCAACTAGATTGAAGTATCAGTTTGGTCTGTTTCAGGTGGTCTGCTGAGAGACAAGCGTATGAGAAGCTTGACGGCTCTCCTCCTCACGGCACAACCTGTTGCAGACTTTAACCACCTCTCTTTCATTCATCGGAGCTGCGCCTACATCCGCTCCAGAGGCAACAACATGTGGTTCTACTCAACTTGTCTTGCTCCAGGAGCCCGAGGGCAGGCGGCATAATAAGGCTGGACACAGCAGCGGAGCTCTGCTGCCAGCTCGCCTGAACATTGGGCCCTTGTTTAGATGCAGATGATAACCACCGCCTCCCCACACACTTAATCCTGCTCAATTCTCGGATTCCAGTCAGCTCCTGCGCCACAGGTCTTTTCCGGTGCCTCCGGAACACGTGTTGGTGGatagatgtggtggaggcgGATGCCAGCACGGTGAACTCACAGCTTGGACGAGGCCGGCGCGGGAGGCAGGGTTCCACACTCATCATGTGGTGACACTCACCTGACAGTGGAAGACGTACTCCGGCGTGGACTTCTTATACTTCATGTTCCACACCAGCGCCGCTCCGTCAGGCTCATTAGTCGTGTCTTCATTGTTGTTGTAGGAAGCAACAAGAAGTTCGGGATACTGGCGAGAGAAAAATGAGGGAAGTGATTGTCGGGGGAAGTGAGCGAGCCCCGCAGGCGGAAATCCATCCCAGCAAGCCCGAGCTGCGCCTTTCGCACAGATTTATGACTCGACTCCTCGACCCTGTTTGTGTTCTTTTCATAGAAACTTCCTCAAAAGCTGTGACAGTCTGCGGTAAACACTGAGCCTGGGGCGACTCTAATCTTTAATCTCAACAGTTGTCAACTACAACTTTCATCTAGCCGTCAGATATGGATTTCCCTCAAGGCGAGCTGTGAGGGAAGATTTGCAGCTCCATCACTGTCGGAACGTATCGCTGAATCATGCGTGAAACGGCCTCTGACACCAGAGGAAACAAATCATTACGGACGTTGACTAAGTGACAATCAGCGCGGGACATATTCCTGCTCCTGTGGGAGTCCAGGATTAAAGTAAACGCTGTCGAACCCCAGCCTCGTCATCATAAAGCATTAGGGCTGAACAATGCCAAGTGGTTTCTACAGCCAATTAGGACAGCGGCTGAAATATACTTGGTAGGAGGAACACAGGGGATGAGATGATGTCACCGACACGCCCCCTAGTGGCGCAATCCAGAAACGCAGAACGAATGAATTCACCTGACAACAGAATGTGATCCACGCCCCCAGATTCCTCCTGATCTACTCACCCTGGAGCTTCCCACCCACCTGAGGAGACCAGTCCAGAGAGGTGACCACGCGGTGCTTGGACCAGCGATCGTCCATGAACTGTCTGTTGAAGGACAGCTTGGCTCCTGCCTGGATTTCTCTGAAATCAAAACCCAAACGTaaggacaaaaataaagaaTCATTCAGGTGCATGTCTcacccctccttctcttccaggTCGCGGCCGCTGTAGTCGAAGAAGACGTCCACCTGCTCGGACAGAGCCCGCTCCACGATGCGAGTGCTGTGGTCGAAGAAGTCGGCGAACTCGGCAGAGTGGAGGATCTGCAGCTTCTCCTCTTCAGTGAGCTCATGGAAGGTCACTGCGCAGCAGGATTTCAGAACACACGCACATCatgacacattcacacacaga is part of the Synchiropus splendidus isolate RoL2022-P1 chromosome 10, RoL_Sspl_1.0, whole genome shotgun sequence genome and encodes:
- the dync1i2a gene encoding dynein, cytoplasmic 1, intermediate chain 2a isoform X8 — translated: MAKVTVVDFPPRETVVYSKETQTPVLTQQKEEEEEEEVAPPEPAVEAVTERLDQKEEEEVTFHELTEEEKLQILHSAEFADFFDHSTRIVERALSEQVDVFFDYSGRDLEEKEGEIQAGAKLSFNRQFMDDRWSKHRVVTSLDWSPQYPELLVASYNNNEDTTNEPDGAALVWNMKYKKSTPEYVFHCQSAVMSAAFAKFHPNIVVGGTYSGQIVLWDNRSNKRTPVQRTPLSAAAHTHPVYCVNVVGTQNANNLISISTDGKMCSWSLDMLSQPQDSMELVYKQSKAVAVTSMSFPLGDVNNFVVGSEDGSVYMSCRHGSKAGISEMFEGHHGPITGIHCHTAAGPLDFSHLFVTSSFDWTVKLWSTKNNKPLYSFEDNSDYVYDVMWSPVHPALFACVDGVGHLDLWNLNNDTEVPTASVVVEGNPALNRIRWSQSGREIAVGVADGRVLVYDVGEQFAVPKADEWSRFVRTLAEINENRDDAEELAAQRLVA